One segment of Polaribacter huanghezhanensis DNA contains the following:
- a CDS encoding M61 family metallopeptidase yields the protein MRLHKFKILLLTLCFTSISYAQSYINYDISFDNAAQHEAEIKVSFTKIKKGAFSFRMSRSSPGRYAIHEFAKNVYNVKATNSKGEPLEITRQNPYQWDVDNHDGTVIVTYTLFANRGGGTYAQIDETHAHLNIPATFMFAPSLKETPIQVTFNPRKDWKIATQLKPMFDNTYYAPNMQYFMDSPTELSNHLVRSFEVESDGEKLNVKLALHNIGTEAEADEYFESVKKIVLQEMAVFGELPKFDYGEYVFLACYVPNASGDGMEHRNSTVVTSTRTLANGGMKGNLGTVSHEFFHSWNVERIRPQSLEPFNFEEANMSGELWFAEGFTSYYTNLFLTRAGLMSQENYINSLNGTFNYVWNSPGRSFFNPIEMSYQAPFVDAATSVDPVNRGNTFISYYSYGSALGLALDLALRNEKGNLNLDDFMKSVWKTYGKKEKPYTVDDLNQALNKYAGELFGNYYFSHFVYKSAMPNYKPLFKRVGIVLKRNSEKVFLGVSTSDGVVRNNAQIGSPAYKVGINSGDKIIAIDNHVVGDRNSVNTILSNYKIGDTATIQFSRYDQLRSVKVKLIKDPSYTIMTYEKSGLEVTPEMLKNRKEWLDKK from the coding sequence ATGCGTTTACACAAATTCAAAATTTTATTATTAACTCTTTGTTTTACCTCAATAAGTTACGCTCAAAGTTATATTAATTATGATATTTCTTTTGATAATGCAGCACAGCACGAAGCAGAAATCAAAGTATCATTTACAAAAATTAAAAAAGGAGCATTTTCTTTTAGAATGAGTAGATCTTCGCCAGGAAGATATGCTATACATGAGTTTGCTAAAAATGTGTACAATGTAAAAGCTACAAATAGCAAAGGAGAACCTTTAGAGATTACACGCCAAAATCCATATCAATGGGATGTTGATAATCATGACGGAACCGTAATTGTTACCTATACATTATTTGCAAATAGAGGAGGAGGAACCTATGCTCAAATTGATGAAACGCATGCGCATTTAAATATTCCTGCAACATTTATGTTTGCGCCATCTTTAAAAGAAACGCCGATTCAAGTTACTTTTAATCCAAGAAAAGATTGGAAAATTGCAACCCAATTAAAACCAATGTTCGACAATACATATTATGCGCCAAACATGCAGTATTTTATGGATAGTCCAACAGAACTGAGCAATCATTTGGTTCGTTCTTTTGAAGTTGAATCTGACGGAGAAAAATTAAACGTAAAATTAGCCTTGCACAATATCGGAACCGAAGCAGAAGCGGATGAATATTTTGAAAGCGTTAAAAAAATTGTACTACAAGAAATGGCTGTTTTTGGCGAGTTGCCAAAGTTTGATTACGGCGAATATGTTTTCTTAGCGTGTTATGTGCCAAATGCAAGCGGAGACGGAATGGAACACAGAAATTCTACTGTTGTTACAAGCACAAGAACGTTGGCAAATGGTGGAATGAAAGGAAACCTTGGAACAGTTTCTCATGAGTTTTTTCATTCTTGGAATGTAGAACGAATTAGACCACAATCTTTAGAACCTTTTAATTTTGAAGAAGCAAATATGAGTGGCGAATTATGGTTTGCCGAAGGATTTACAAGTTATTACACAAATTTGTTTCTTACAAGGGCTGGTTTAATGTCTCAAGAAAACTATATCAATAGCTTAAACGGAACTTTTAATTATGTATGGAATTCTCCGGGAAGATCATTTTTTAATCCAATAGAGATGAGTTATCAAGCGCCTTTTGTTGATGCTGCAACTTCTGTAGATCCTGTAAATAGAGGAAACACCTTTATTTCTTATTATTCTTACGGAAGCGCTTTAGGGTTGGCTTTAGATTTGGCTTTACGTAACGAAAAAGGAAATCTAAATTTAGATGATTTTATGAAATCTGTTTGGAAAACCTACGGGAAAAAAGAAAAACCATACACGGTTGATGATTTAAATCAAGCATTAAACAAATATGCAGGTGAATTGTTTGGAAATTATTACTTTTCTCATTTCGTATATAAAAGCGCCATGCCAAATTACAAGCCTCTTTTTAAAAGAGTTGGTATTGTTTTAAAACGAAATAGTGAAAAAGTGTTTTTAGGCGTTTCAACTTCTGATGGTGTTGTTAGAAATAATGCTCAAATTGGAAGTCCAGCATATAAAGTAGGAATCAATTCTGGAGATAAAATTATTGCGATTGACAATCATGTTGTTGGTGATAGAAATTCTGTAAATACAATTTTAAGCAATTATAAAATTGGAGATACCGCAACGATTCAGTTTAGCAGATATGACCAA
- a CDS encoding TonB-dependent receptor plug domain-containing protein, whose product MNIKKHIIVAVALLLTSYIFSQGKTVQLDTVVISSSRIDLPFKENSRTIRIITSQQIKQSAVTNITDLLQQVAGVDMRRRGVNGMQADLYIRGGSFDQTLLLIDGIKVEDPQTGHHTMNMALPLDVIERVEIIKGAAARIFGQNAFTGAINIVTKKDASSVNSAAIQAGSFGQRNAAITVGKNLKNSSIIAHASLNSSDGYRYNTDFKNQNYFIKNTFNKNTTPIDFIGYFTQRDFGANGFYASPSAINQYEETQASLVGLSTTITSNKLTLKPRLYWKRNQDMYLYTRSNPSGYRNLHISNKVGAELNASYNYSAGITGFGIDIAKVFLTSNNLGSRDRFMVNLFLEHRFKLFNDKMDITPGIAINYFSDFKFHAFPGVDVGYTISDHFKVYANAGYTYRIPTYTDLFYSDPTTLGNPNLNPEEAISEEVGIKYTSSKFDFSAAVFNRDSNNLIDYVKANANDKWQATNIQNLNSFGVEFNGSFRYKVKDFTQNIRFGYSYLNENLASVNAAFSRYSINSLKHHFTTTVRSQFFKNISQSVIYKFAERSTGESYSIVDLMLTLNLNRFDVSLIGNNIFDTVYTETNLVPMPKSNFLIAVNYKF is encoded by the coding sequence ATGAACATTAAAAAACACATTATAGTAGCGGTAGCTTTGTTGTTAACAAGTTATATTTTTTCTCAAGGAAAAACAGTTCAATTAGATACTGTCGTAATTTCTTCAAGTAGAATTGATTTACCATTTAAAGAAAATTCTAGAACAATAAGAATAATTACTTCTCAGCAAATAAAACAAAGTGCTGTTACAAATATTACAGATTTGTTACAACAAGTTGCCGGTGTAGATATGCGTAGAAGAGGTGTTAACGGAATGCAAGCAGATTTATATATTCGTGGTGGAAGTTTTGATCAAACCTTATTGTTAATAGACGGAATTAAAGTGGAAGATCCACAAACAGGACATCATACCATGAACATGGCCTTGCCGCTTGATGTGATTGAAAGAGTAGAAATTATTAAAGGAGCAGCAGCGCGTATTTTTGGTCAGAATGCATTTACTGGAGCGATTAATATTGTTACTAAAAAGGATGCAAGCAGTGTGAATTCTGCAGCAATTCAGGCAGGTTCTTTTGGTCAAAGAAACGCAGCAATTACAGTTGGAAAAAACCTTAAAAATAGTTCTATTATTGCGCATGCATCTTTAAATTCATCGGATGGTTACAGGTACAATACCGATTTTAAAAATCAGAATTATTTTATAAAAAACACGTTTAATAAAAATACTACGCCAATTGATTTTATAGGATATTTTACACAAAGAGATTTTGGTGCTAATGGGTTTTACGCTTCGCCATCAGCAATAAATCAATACGAGGAAACACAAGCTAGTTTGGTGGGTTTATCAACAACAATTACAAGCAATAAACTAACGTTAAAACCACGTTTGTATTGGAAAAGGAATCAAGATATGTATTTGTATACGCGTAGCAATCCGTCAGGGTATAGAAACCTGCATATTTCGAATAAAGTTGGAGCAGAATTAAATGCATCGTACAATTATTCTGCAGGGATTACAGGGTTCGGTATTGATATTGCAAAAGTGTTTTTAACGAGTAATAATTTAGGCTCTAGAGATCGATTTATGGTAAATTTATTTTTAGAACATCGCTTTAAATTATTTAATGATAAAATGGATATTACGCCAGGAATTGCCATTAATTATTTTTCAGATTTTAAGTTTCACGCATTTCCAGGAGTTGATGTTGGTTATACAATAAGCGATCATTTTAAAGTGTATGCAAATGCAGGATATACCTACAGAATTCCGACATACACAGATTTGTTTTATAGCGACCCAACAACTTTAGGAAACCCTAATTTAAATCCAGAAGAAGCAATTTCTGAAGAAGTAGGAATTAAATATACATCGTCAAAATTCGATTTTTCTGCGGCTGTTTTTAACAGAGATTCTAATAATTTAATAGATTATGTCAAAGCAAATGCGAACGATAAATGGCAAGCAACAAATATCCAAAATCTAAACTCATTTGGAGTTGAATTTAACGGATCGTTTCGTTATAAAGTAAAAGATTTCACTCAAAATATTCGTTTTGGGTACTCGTATTTAAATGAAAACTTAGCATCGGTAAACGCTGCATTTTCTAGATATTCTATCAATTCTTTAAAACATCATTTTACAACAACAGTTAGATCTCAATTTTTTAAAAATATAAGTCAGAGTGTTATTTATAAATTTGCAGAAAGATCAACCGGAGAAAGTTATAGCATTGTTGATCTTATGCTAACATTAAACTTAAATCGTTTTGATGTATCGCTTATTGGAAATAATATTTTTGATACTGTGTATACAGAAACTAATTTAGTGCCGATGCCAAAATCAAACTTTTTAATTGCGGTAAATTATAAATTTTAA